Below is a genomic region from Medicago truncatula cultivar Jemalong A17 chromosome 3, MtrunA17r5.0-ANR, whole genome shotgun sequence.
TAAAGATTTGTACTGGCGGGAGATGATAATTTTACTTGAAATGGAACAACTGCTACATTTAAGATATACCCttatttaatgtttgatttataAATTGATGGAAGGTGATATGTTCTTTTTGCAGAATTTTCTCGTACAAGCTGAAGGAATGGGGTTTGGTGGCAGCAAAGATGGTCAAATAACCATTATCTTTTGTCCAAGAGTTTGCAATAATGTTGACCTTGAAGTGGGGAGCTTAATCCGTATTCACCCTCCATGGTAAGAGTGCTACGtaactatttttataaaatttaattgagCCAAGTTTAATTGTTCTATAACTTAGATATTTTAATATCTACTCTTTGCTGTGGGTTCTCAACTTGCCGCAAATTGCACATGTTCTTGTTTCTTGATCTATTTCGGTTTTGGTTATTGAACAGGAAGGAAGTTCAAGTGGGAAATGATAATATTATCCTGTGTTCTTATTTCTCCGAAATCTCACCCCCATTTTGATTCATGTGGTCAGAGCAGACCATGAACATGTAATGTTCATTCTTGTTTCTTACAAATCAAGGAAAGTCGTGCAAGCATCTGTTTGTAGTGAATAGAATAGCAAATTCGGTAGCTTCTTACTTTGACTCACGAGTTAAGGACACCTTTGAATTGATGTAAAGGAAATTTTAGTGCTTCTTGTTTTCTTCTCTCAAACAAGAAATGCAATTTCGATAGAAAGAAGGGGCATGGGTTGCAAATGCAATTTTACCAAGATGTAAAGTTACTGTATACAAAGTTGTCCTTGAAGCCTGTATGTTGGATTCTATAGTATTCATTACTGaggatgaaattttaatttattcatttggTCGTAATCATGCTGCTGATGGTTCTGCATTACTTACGTAACTTCCCTCTAAACACATCATGATATGCTCATATGCTGATTAGgaaaatcaaatcaatatataccatatttcatcattttaattgtaaaagaaaagttttttttgtttgtttttgagatGTGTTATGTACTGTGAACATCACCTTTTGAACAACACCAAAATTATATAAGGTTTAgatgagtaatgatatttgaacatccattttttaacaacttttgtgacaaccctctctctcatactctcattgtacttttattctctctattgttattgtccaataaaaagaggaaaaaggTTGTCACTAAAAGTTGTTGGAAATtagttgtcaaaatatcattactcgtttagatatgattttttttccttaaattttCTTTCGTCTAGTCACATCAACATTTATGAAGGACATTTTTTTAGTGTCGGACAAGGTGCTAATTTTTCCTATGTTACAACAATGAGTAGTGAGAAAGAGAACTtcctttttatgtaaaagaaaacaaagtccttttttttatgagaacttcattttttttcttctttttattggtaaaaaacaataaggagggaaaaagaaaaaaggaataaGAACGTAATGTATTGTTACAAAGTAGTtggataaatatcatatcacaATTTTAAATTACCACCTGACTTCATTCACATACCACCACCACTTTCAAAACCCACTCTACTccacttgaagaaaaaaaaatcgaacTTTTACAACAATTTTAAGTTGTAATGAAATTTTTAATAGTTTTCTCCTCACATAACTTgcttatttataaaagaattgAAGAAAATCCTGTAATTTTGTTTCTGGAAAGAAATAATAGTATATAGTAGCATGAATAGAATAGAAACTACTTAATTGGAAATTTGGTTGTTGCTGTTGATAATAATTCTACAAATTCTCGTATAGGTTTTCACTTGTTGGTTATGTGCAATTAGGATGTCCCACGTACATTAGTTTGTAATATCAATTTAACAACTAAAGCATaacatccaaaataaaaataaaagcttaaGATGCTGAACTTACAAATTCTAAGCTACCTGTTATTATATCCTAAAGATTGACATAGAGCTATTTTTAACATTATTAAATATTGAATATAGAATTCTAATTCTAAACTACCTGTTATTATACCCCAAAGCTTAAGATTGACGATTAAAACTTCATTCATTGAATATAAAATGCTTTATGACATTGAACCTCCAAAAGAATTTAGGATGGTGAAAAACAATTGAGTTCTGCCTCCTTCAAAAATGGTGTACTTACtattacctccgtccctaattataagaacccttttgaaaaattaacgggaattaagatagtggatatttttattaaaatatgtttgtaattactattgtttttacaattttatcttttaagagagagagttgatttatgttttcaacatattatttattgctgattgaagaaaaagatgtataataaatatcggtatatatgtaaaattataattaagagGCATGTAGTATACCGTAAAAACACAAAGGCATGTGATTGAGAGGAGTAACCTTGAACGTGTTCTGAAACTCCTCAAAACAAGaagacacaaaaataaattgtattatGCTCTTCAATTGTGTGATTTTGTGACCATGGGAGTCATATTTATAGGAGAAAACAACGACATATAAATGTGTCAATACCAATGACCCCATGACTAATGGACTAATAACTAAGTAGACATCTCCATTaatattatacataaaaaaaattaatttttttttttatcataatcataatttgaTAAACCTGTGCAGGTGTGATCGGACTGGTTTTTCTAACTTGAAAAGAATGATTCTTTTGTGAAAGATATTGCGGAATCTGCATTTCCAAAGgcaattgcaaaaaaaattaagcatcaAGTTCGAGCTTGGTCTCAAAACAAAAATGGTACTTATTCTACAAAAAGCGGCTTCCATTGGCTTCTCACCTTCAGAGTCCCGGCAGCTGATATCATCCCTAGCTCACCCCTCTTGGTCTTGGATTTGGAATTTGCAGGTTCCGGAAAAGTACAAGTTTCTCATCTGGCTCGCTTGTCAAAATGTTGTACCAACTCTTTCCTTGCTCCACCGCAGAAACATAGCGCCATCTCCCACCTGTGCTCGATgcggagaagaagatgaaacctTCCTGCACTGTGTCAGGGACTGTCATTTTTCTAGAAGCATATGGCAGAAAATTGGGTTTACATGTAATGATTTCTTCACAGCTACATCAGCTCACGATTGGTTCAAGATCGGTATGTCCAGCTCCCTCCCGGATATCTTTTTCGCTGGTCTTTGGTGGGTTTGGAGACATCGTAACTTAATGTGCCTTAATAATGAAAACATGTCTCTTTTTCGGTTGTGCAACAATATCGTTTCAGCAGCTGCAGATATCAATTCTGCCTTTGATAGCGAGGAAAATGTGAACCATTCTGACCGTTTCGTGAAATGGAACAACAGGAATCACCATGACCATATTCTTAATGTGGATGGCAGCTGCTTAGGCACTCCCTCACGCACCGGTTACGGTGATATTCTCCGTAATAGTGCAGGCTTGCTCATCTCAGGATTTTCCGGTTTCATCCCGAATTCGACGGACATATTGCAAGCCGAGCTAACCGCGATTCACCAAGGTCTGCATATGGTTATTGACTTGAATATGAATGACGTCATGTGCTACTCGGATTCCCTTCTTGCAGTTAATCTTATTATGAATGACACTCCGAGATATCACACCTACGCCGTCCTCATTCAGAACATAAAGGATTTGCTTAGTGTTCGAAATATCACTCTCCATCACACATTAAGAGAGGGGAACCAATGTGCGGATTTCTTTGCCAAGTTGGGTGCTAATTCAGAAGTTCATCTTGTCGTCCACCAATTGCCGCCAGCTGACCTCCTCCCTCTGCTTAGAGATGATGCTATAGGCACTGTCTTTATTAGGAGATAGCtgcttgttttggttttttttctttagtttcTGTTTTCTGTTTTCTGTTTCTTTGCTTCTGCTAGCCTctctgtaaccaaaaaaaagttCGAGCTTGGTCCTTGCTCCAATGTCTTCTAATTTTAGCAAAATCAAACTCAGATAGATTAGTTATGTGAGTTTCATCTGAACTCTAAATTAAGGTAACCTTCTCATGAGAACCTAGGCCTGGAGATAGTAGCCCGTATTTTTAGTTGAATTAGACTCGTCATTTTGGCTCTAGTAGTGACTAAGCTCATATTTTATgcaatttatcaaacaaaataagacatttttttggcaaaaaaaatataggagcTTCTATGATACACCCGTAAATTGAAGTGTATCCATATATTAACTTCTTAAGTCaataaattaacaataatttttattaaataaaaagttatttatcgacttttatattttgagaaatatcatttcaaaagaaaaaaaaacaccgtaTCATACTAAATATTGTACattttatcgtaaaaaataatcaatattcattttttttatttgtaataaaattgaaagaaaaaaaaaaaaacaattatttcaccgacatttttggtaaataagatttagttattattattgtaaatgatagagaataaaataatttaacaaaaattcatttagctattaatttttttaaagcaaaCAAGTATTAGATTAATGAAAGTAAAGACGTACAAAAAAAACGGGAGCAAAAGACCTGACCTAGTGAGTCTACATAAATGTGTAGTCCAACCCAAACAAGTAATAAATACGAATAAAATAACACTAGTAGATCAACCCCTAGTTCATCCCAACAAACAAACCGCGGTCATGAGGACAATCCAACACACTCGCGTATGGGAGCGAAACCAGATTGCAAAAGAGAGATGATTTGAAAACATTTGAAGCACTAACCAGAGTTCAAAAAACTGGCGTATGGACATACCGTCGACACAGAACGAAACCAAGAACCAAACGCCCTACAACGCAGCAAGCAGAACACTCTTCTGAGTCCAACAATCTCaatcaaacataaaaatgaaCAAGATATCACAAGTTACAGCGGACCGGTGCGGCGTCGACAAAACAAACTTTGAAACTTGATGTGCTTAACAACTCTAAAAAGGAATAAGAGAATCACAAGTCAGAAACATTGACCACGA
It encodes:
- the LOC112420238 gene encoding uncharacterized protein; its protein translation is MVLILQKAASIGFSPSESRQLISSLAHPSWSWIWNLQVPEKYKFLIWLACQNVVPTLSLLHRRNIAPSPTCARCGEEDETFLHCVRDCHFSRSIWQKIGFTCNDFFTATSAHDWFKIGMSSSLPDIFFAGLWWVWRHRNLMCLNNENMSLFRLCNNIVSAAADINSAFDSEENVNHSDRFVKWNNRNHHDHILNVDGSCLGTPSRTGYGDILRNSAGLLISGFSGFIPNSTDILQAELTAIHQGLHMVIDLNMNDVMCYSDSLLAVNLIMNDTPRYHTYAVLIQNIKDLLSVRNITLHHTLREGNQCADFFAKLGANSEVHLVVHQLPPADLLPLLRDDAIGTVFIRR